The genomic stretch TTCTACTGAAAACTTATCACAGGCGTGAAACGAATGTCAAGCTGTTTCCGGTTATTTTCTGAGTTCTCCGCCTGTCTGCTGAATGATGTAGGCTACGATTGAAGCATGCAGTTCCTCGATTTCTTCATCCCTGAGTGTTCGTTCCTTCGACCGGTAAATGATATTGTATGCGAGACTCTTTTTCCCCTCGGGGATATTTCCTCCCCTGAAATAATCGAACACGGACACGTCTGCGATAAAATGCGAGGGGTACGTCCTGATCAGGTCCTGAATCCTTGAGGAGGGGATCGCCTCGTCGACGACAACGGCGACGTCGCGCTCAACAGAGGGATATCTGGGGATTTCAGCATACTGCACCACATCGGAACTTCCCAGTAAGATCGGTTCAAGGTTAATTTCAAATACGACAATTTCTGGCTTCTGTTTTTTGAGATCGAGCTTTTCGACCATATCAGGCCCCAGTACCCCAAGATAACCGATACGGGAACCCTGCACAAGGATGTCCGCAGACTGGCCGGCATGCAGATAGGATTCAGTACACGGCACAAACGTATACTGGCCCGTCCTGACCTCGCAGAAAAGCGACTCGATCGCGCCTTTTGCGATGAAGAAGCCCCGCACATCCTCTTTCCACAAAGAGGGGGATCTGCCTGTATAAAAAACCCCTGCAAGCCGGACCTCTTCTTTTGGAAGCCTCTCCTCAGTATTTTCGAAAACCCTCGCCACTTCGAACAGGCGGACATCCGTCATTCCCCTGTCCAGATTATATTTCAGGTTTGCAATCAGCGAAGGCACGAGGGTAGTCCTGAGGAGGCACCCGTCCTGGCTCAAGGGATTGCTGAGCGCCATGACTTTTCTCCTTTGGTCAGCTTCAGGGACCTTGATCATGTCGAGATCCGACATCCCCATAAAGCTGAAATTGATCGCTTCCGTAAACCCGGCCTTCATCATTGTCCCGCGGATTCTGTGCATGGTAAAAAACTTCTGGTTGAGGTGTCCTGAAGGAAGCGGACTTCTGGGGTTCGTGGTAGGGATATTCTCATACCCGAAGATCCGTGCAATCTCCTCAGCGACATCGCTTTCGCTGACAATGTCACGCCTCCCTGAAGGAGGCAACACCACAAAATCCTCTCCCCTGTCCTCCGAAGGGATGTCCAGTCTTTTCAGTATCCCGAGCATTTCCGTATTCGTGAGTGCAATGCCCAATGCCTTCCTGATCCTTTCATATTTCACTTCTACAGGGACTGCTCTGTACCTGACAGGATAGGCATCGATGATCTTATGAACCGTACCCCCTGCGATTTCCTGTATAAGAAGTGCAGCGCGGTCAAGCGCCTTTTCGAGAAACTCAATATCAGTCCCCCGTTCAAACCGGTACGACGATTCACTTGAGAGACCCAGACCCTTTGATGTCTTCCTGACCGAGGAAGGGTCAAAATACGCGCTTTCAAGAAAAATGTTCCCCGTGTGCCCCGTCACCTCTGATTCTGCACCTCCCATGACTCCGGCGACAGCAACAGGGTTCTCCGCATCCCAAATTAATAGAGAATCCCGGGGCATTATGCGTTCCGTTCCGTCGAGTGTCCTGATTCTTGCTTCTGTCCCGGAATCCGCTCTATCAGCTGCCTTTTCGTGCATGAAACTGTTCAAGGTTTTCCTGAACGAATCCGGCGTGGCCACAACAACTTTCTTCCCCTTCAACAAATCTGCATCAAACGCATGCAGGGGGTGTCCGAATTCCAGAAGCACATAATTGGTTATATCAACGACATTGTTCACAGACCGGATGCCGCATTTTTCCAGCTTTTTTCTGATCCATTCAGGAGACCCGGCAATCCTGACTCCTGCGATTACCCTCCCTGTATATCTGTTGCAAAGGTCATGGTCCAGGATGTCTACGGTGAAATCGGAGTCCGGTTGTCCTCCGCTTACCGAATGCGGCGGAATCCGCAGGGAGACATCGAAAGCAGCAGACAGTTCCCGTGCGATCCCGATAATGCTGAGACAGTCCGGTCTGTTCGGGGTCACATTCACTTCGAACACCACATCCCCGTCGACTGACGCGGTGCCCTCGACCTCCAACCCGATCATTGTAAGCCTCCGGGAGACTTCATTAGGGTCTGCCGGGATATCGACAAACTCCCGGATCCATTCATATGGTACAAGCATAGTGATTATTATATCCCTGTAATACACGGATTGACAAGAAGGGATTTCCCTGACCCTGTCTTCCTGCTATAATTGGCAAAGAAAGGGTGAGAATTCAACTGAGAGGAAGGGCATATGAAAGACAGCAGCAAGAGGAAATCTCAGCTCATCAGTGAAATCGAGGAACTCCGCAAACGAATCAGTGCCTGCGAACATACCGGGTCATCCCTGCAGGAAAATAAAAAAAGGTACCACTCCCTTTTTGAGGACTCAAGAGATGCGATATTTATCAGTACGAAAGAGGGACGATTCATTGACGTTAATCATTCAATGACAGATCTTTTCGGATTCACAAAAGAAGAGATGCTCAACCTCACTGCACAGGATATTTTTTCGGGTCCCGATGAATGGAATAATTTCCGGGAGGAAATCGACAGAAAGGAATCCGTCAGGAATTTCGAGATCCGTATTCAGAAAAAAGACGAAACAGAGATAGACTGTATTCTCTCTGCTTCCGTTCGGCGCGAGGGCAACAAGGTACTCGGGTATCAGGGCATTCTCCATGACATCACCATGCGGAAAAAACTTGAAGCTCAGCTCCTGCAGGCCCAGAAGATGGAAGCGATCGGGCAGCTTGCAGGCGGAATCGCACACGATTTCAACAACCTGCTTACCGCCATCATCGGGTTTGGCAACCTGCTGAAGGCAGATGTCAGCCAGGATCCTCGCCTTGATTCCTATCTGCGACAGATTCTTAATGCTGCGGACAGGGCTGCATATCTCACCAATGAATTACTCACGTTCAGCAGGAAACAGACTATCAGTCCCAGACCTGTTGACCTGAATGCTGTTATCCGTGAAGTACATTTGCTCCTGTCGAGAATAATCGGCGAAGATGTGGAGTTCTCGACAAGCCTTCATGATTCTGAACTGTT from Nitrospirota bacterium encodes the following:
- the pheT gene encoding phenylalanine--tRNA ligase subunit beta, translated to MLVPYEWIREFVDIPADPNEVSRRLTMIGLEVEGTASVDGDVVFEVNVTPNRPDCLSIIGIARELSAAFDVSLRIPPHSVSGGQPDSDFTVDILDHDLCNRYTGRVIAGVRIAGSPEWIRKKLEKCGIRSVNNVVDITNYVLLEFGHPLHAFDADLLKGKKVVVATPDSFRKTLNSFMHEKAADRADSGTEARIRTLDGTERIMPRDSLLIWDAENPVAVAGVMGGAESEVTGHTGNIFLESAYFDPSSVRKTSKGLGLSSESSYRFERGTDIEFLEKALDRAALLIQEIAGGTVHKIIDAYPVRYRAVPVEVKYERIRKALGIALTNTEMLGILKRLDIPSEDRGEDFVVLPPSGRRDIVSESDVAEEIARIFGYENIPTTNPRSPLPSGHLNQKFFTMHRIRGTMMKAGFTEAINFSFMGMSDLDMIKVPEADQRRKVMALSNPLSQDGCLLRTTLVPSLIANLKYNLDRGMTDVRLFEVARVFENTEERLPKEEVRLAGVFYTGRSPSLWKEDVRGFFIAKGAIESLFCEVRTGQYTFVPCTESYLHAGQSADILVQGSRIGYLGVLGPDMVEKLDLKKQKPEIVVFEINLEPILLGSSDVVQYAEIPRYPSVERDVAVVVDEAIPSSRIQDLIRTYPSHFIADVSVFDYFRGGNIPEGKKSLAYNIIYRSKERTLRDEEIEELHASIVAYIIQQTGGELRK
- a CDS encoding PAS domain S-box protein, with the translated sequence MKDSSKRKSQLISEIEELRKRISACEHTGSSLQENKKRYHSLFEDSRDAIFISTKEGRFIDVNHSMTDLFGFTKEEMLNLTAQDIFSGPDEWNNFREEIDRKESVRNFEIRIQKKDETEIDCILSASVRREGNKVLGYQGILHDITMRKKLEAQLLQAQKMEAIGQLAGGIAHDFNNLLTAIIGFGNLLKADVSQDPRLDSYLRQILNAADRAAYLTNELLTFSRKQTISPRPVDLNAVIREVHLLLSRIIGEDVEFSTSLHDSELFVMADSIQIEQVLMNLATNSRDAMPEGGKLTITTERIELDSSFTKAHGYGIPGAYALLTFQDSGTGFDERTKERIFEPFFTTKVVGKGTGLGLAMVYGIVKQHRGFINVYSEPGDGAVFRIYFPLINAAAHEMQPRSPVLFRQGTETILVGEDDIQVRTLIKEVLLKSGYEILEAVDGDDTLRVFRDHSDSIHLVILDVVMPKIGAKDVFNEIRKIKPDMQVLFMSGYSSDIILKKGISKKQVNFITKPVLPDALLAKVREMLDR